In Rosa chinensis cultivar Old Blush chromosome 1, RchiOBHm-V2, whole genome shotgun sequence, a genomic segment contains:
- the LOC112199039 gene encoding protein STRICTOSIDINE SYNTHASE-LIKE 10 → MKSALVTLFFFFFFLFLFVHRAQGASFSLPNLNHHEIPIHVPQPESIAFDCNGAPYVGVADGRIFKWLGYPFGWREFAVTASNRPRGVCDLTTNKDNEPICGRPLGLKFDLTTCELYIADAYFGLLKTGPNGGVAQILATSAEGVPFGFLNGVDIDRQSGMVYFTDTSAIYQRRNWELSVSTGDKTGRLMRYDPWTKNVTVLRHDLSFANGVALSKDGDFVLVTQTTAKNILRYWLRGPRANTVDIFFQLQGAPDNIIRNINGEFWVAENSAGKGKAVKLDAQGNFLDVVDGLNPVSHVEQRYRNLWIGSVVNNFVGVILNFV, encoded by the coding sequence ATGAAATCAGCTCTTGTtacactcttcttcttcttcttcttcctctttttgtttgttCACCGAGCCCAAGGAGCATCTTTTTCACTCCCAAACCTAAACCATCATGAAATACCCATCCATGTACCGCAGCCCGAAAGCATTGCTTTCGACTGCAATGGCGCACCCTACGTGGGTGTGGCTGATGGCAGGATATTCAAGTGGCTAGGATACCCTTTTGGGTGGAGAGAATTCGCAGTCACCGCCTCCAATAGGCCGAGAGGAGTATGTGATTTGACAACCAACAAAGACAATGAACCGATATgcgggaggccacttggtttaAAATTCGACCTCACAACATGTGAACTGTATATCGCAGATGCCTATTTTGGGCTTCTGAAGACAGGACCAAATGGTGGAGTAGCTCAAATACTTGCGACATCTGCTGAAGGAGTTCCTTTCGGTTTCTTAAACGGTGTCGACATTGATCGCCAAAGTGGAATGGTGTACTTCACAGACACCAGTGCTATTTACCAGAGAAGAAATTGGGAATTGTCAGTTAGTACAGGTGATAAAACTGGAAGGTTAATGCGATATGATCCATGGACAAAGAATGTCACTGTGTTGCGTCATGACTTGTCTTTTGCAAACGGGGTGGCACTAAGCAAAGACGGTGATTTTGTGCTAGTAACCCAAACCACTGCAAAGAACATTTTGAGGTATTGGCTTCGAGGGCCTAGAGCCAACACGGTTGATATTTTTTTCCAACTGCAAGGAGCCCCGGACAATATCATCAGAAACATAAATGGAGAATTTTGGGTTGCAGAAAATAGTGCCGGAAAAGGTAAAGCGGTCAAGCTTGACGCTCAAGGAAACTTTCTAGACGTGGTGGATGGACTCAACCCTGTGAGTCATGTTGAGCAGCGTTATAGAAACctttggataggatctgtgGTTAATAACTTTGTTGGGGTTATTCTTAATTTTGTTTGA